Proteins found in one Deltaproteobacteria bacterium genomic segment:
- a CDS encoding DnaJ domain-containing protein, which produces MNKFIDYYDLLLVSQDADNEIVERVFRVMAKRYHPDNADTNDREKFDLILEAYETLSDPVKRAAYDAGYEHQKAEQWRSLYQESAASKGIEDDSQIRFGILSILYQERKRSPSEPGVGQWQLEKIIGLPEKTLEFHIWYLRGKDWIERLESGMLAITPDGVDAFENSEFHMGRDRMLPAPESREGNNT; this is translated from the coding sequence ATGAATAAATTCATCGATTACTACGACCTTCTGCTCGTCAGCCAGGATGCGGACAACGAAATCGTCGAGCGCGTTTTCAGGGTCATGGCCAAACGATACCACCCCGACAACGCCGACACCAATGACCGTGAAAAATTCGATCTGATTTTAGAAGCGTACGAAACACTCTCCGATCCTGTGAAAAGGGCTGCCTACGATGCAGGGTATGAACACCAAAAAGCCGAACAGTGGCGGAGCCTTTATCAGGAGTCGGCCGCTTCGAAAGGTATCGAAGACGACTCTCAGATTCGTTTCGGAATACTGTCGATCCTTTATCAGGAAAGAAAGCGCAGCCCCTCCGAGCCCGGTGTGGGTCAGTGGCAGCTGGAAAAAATCATTGGGTTGCCGGAAAAAACGCTGGAATTTCACATCTGGTATCTGAGAGGAAAAGATTGGATCGAACGCTTAGAGAGCGGCATGCTGGCCATAACACCTGACGGCGTGGACGCTTTTGAAAACTCCGAGTTTCACATGGGAAGGGACCGGATGCTGCCGGCACCGGAATCCCGCGAAGGCAATAACACCTGA
- the aat gene encoding leucyl/phenylalanyl-tRNA--protein transferase, protein MPVFLLSDELVFPPPHLASESGLLAVGGDLSVERLLLAYRHGIFPWYGEAEPILWWSPDPRLVLPPERISVSKSLKRVINKATFRVTMDRAFEAVIRSCARVRVETGDPTWIVEEMIGAYCRLHAEGYAHSVEAWYGDELAGGLYGVSLGGAFFGESMFTRRSNASKVALVYLARQLAAWSFRLIDCQVTTEHLVRFGAREVPRHVFLESLEKALTMNTRRGKWKFGELK, encoded by the coding sequence ATGCCCGTATTTCTCCTTTCGGATGAACTTGTTTTTCCGCCGCCCCACCTGGCATCCGAAAGCGGCCTCCTGGCGGTGGGCGGTGATCTGAGCGTCGAACGCCTGCTGCTGGCCTATCGCCATGGCATATTCCCCTGGTATGGCGAGGCTGAACCCATTTTGTGGTGGAGCCCGGACCCCCGCCTGGTTTTACCGCCCGAACGGATCAGCGTGTCCAAATCCTTGAAAAGGGTCATCAACAAGGCGACGTTTCGGGTGACCATGGACCGTGCCTTCGAGGCGGTGATCCGGTCCTGTGCCCGGGTGAGGGTGGAAACCGGTGATCCGACCTGGATCGTGGAAGAGATGATCGGGGCTTATTGCCGCCTGCATGCAGAGGGATACGCCCATTCCGTCGAAGCCTGGTACGGCGATGAGCTGGCCGGCGGCCTGTACGGGGTTTCCCTGGGAGGGGCCTTTTTCGGCGAATCCATGTTCACGCGGCGCAGCAACGCCTCCAAGGTGGCCCTCGTTTATCTGGCCCGGCAGCTCGCCGCCTGGTCTTTCAGGCTGATCGACTGCCAGGTGACCACCGAACACCTGGTCCGGTTCGGAGCGCGGGAGGTGCCCAGGCACGTTTTTCTGGAAAGTTTGGAGAAGGCCTTGACAATGAACACCCGCCGGGGGAAGTGGAAATTTGGAGAACTCAAATGA